A DNA window from Candidatus Zixiibacteriota bacterium contains the following coding sequences:
- a CDS encoding patatin-like phospholipase family protein: MRRLVLFLIFIITTAICIASEHVVIIEPDYPLNQHNFENTPYSRYLQSHEGIALALSGGGVRGLAQIGALEVFEENDIPIKFIAAASMGAVIGGLYCSGYSPAELHRMVSTTSWQQLFSPTPSRSSILVSAKGRPEKALFKIGMEKWRLVMPKGITSGQKLSTLLTRLCYRSGIKSTISFDLLDPPFRAVSTNLVNGKLEVISSGDLAEAIRASLAFPIGFTPVYINGNLLADGGLLNPVPVDICRKLAGSPVVAVNTTTPLLPIEDISNAYDIVSQSTTVMSLKSLEYQLGLADVIITPDIGHLKTFDVANVEKIIETGRQAALEQLPDIRKALERKKAVSGREFQISETKIKGLKHMPESFFLDGLNQNEIIYESEIKNNLTIFYKSGFIKNARAELIEQSGEYQLDYILDDNPRLSGIIFDGLTLFSPQTVTRLIDSQPGQIANFKTLASDIERIERLYANSGYTLARVDFPDINSQSGVIVFNIDEGRINRIIIEGNKRTKDWVVLRDFHLRSGKIFTADKAQRSIEDLYATGLFGTVKLTALPCSSGVDIVIKVEEKSFDYLRAGIRYDNEYKTAGFIDIVGANIFGTGNEVSLSGQFGEKKRAFLFAIKADRIFKTYLTYRLSVNYSLFERNFYIEHDYIRHLEEETTGIEFEIGQQYHRLGKLSAVLNLSRCINDTPDRIKPIDRRRTSISIRSLVDTFNSLPIPETGKLHYFDIEFANDILGGEMVYTRFYTSIEAYYPLFRGLNFHPRAELGLLNKTPPYFKLFSLGGRNSFYGLYEHEQTGEKIFSGSLELRQKITGKLYASARYDFGKVWKKLQSIRFDQLHHGFGGSLMLKTIIGPVGISYGRTTEGIQAVYLYAGYDY, encoded by the coding sequence ATGAGACGTTTGGTTTTATTTCTAATATTCATAATTACAACCGCAATATGTATAGCCTCTGAACATGTTGTTATTATAGAACCTGATTACCCGCTAAATCAACATAATTTTGAGAATACTCCTTACAGCCGCTATCTTCAAAGCCATGAGGGTATTGCGTTGGCGCTTTCCGGGGGCGGCGTTCGCGGGCTGGCTCAGATTGGAGCGCTTGAGGTATTTGAGGAGAACGACATTCCAATTAAATTCATTGCCGCCGCCAGTATGGGAGCGGTTATCGGCGGTCTTTACTGCTCGGGCTATTCGCCCGCGGAACTCCATCGTATGGTATCAACGACAAGCTGGCAGCAGCTGTTTTCGCCAACCCCAAGCAGGTCATCAATATTAGTTTCAGCCAAAGGGCGTCCGGAGAAGGCGCTTTTTAAAATCGGCATGGAAAAATGGCGGCTGGTAATGCCCAAAGGGATAACCTCAGGCCAAAAACTATCGACATTATTGACCAGGCTGTGTTATCGAAGCGGAATCAAGTCCACCATAAGTTTCGACCTTCTCGACCCGCCATTCAGGGCTGTATCAACAAATCTGGTTAACGGAAAGCTTGAGGTTATATCATCCGGCGATCTGGCCGAGGCTATAAGGGCATCGTTAGCTTTTCCAATCGGCTTTACGCCTGTTTATATCAATGGCAATTTGTTGGCGGATGGCGGCTTGCTTAACCCAGTACCGGTTGATATATGCCGCAAACTGGCGGGCAGTCCGGTAGTGGCAGTCAACACTACGACTCCTCTATTGCCAATAGAGGATATCTCTAACGCTTATGATATAGTCAGTCAATCAACAACGGTTATGTCTCTTAAGAGCCTCGAATATCAGCTTGGTCTGGCCGATGTGATTATAACGCCGGATATTGGCCATCTAAAAACATTCGATGTCGCCAATGTTGAGAAGATAATCGAAACCGGCAGACAGGCGGCATTAGAGCAATTGCCGGATATACGCAAGGCATTAGAGCGAAAAAAAGCTGTCAGCGGACGGGAATTTCAAATATCCGAGACAAAAATCAAAGGCTTGAAACATATGCCGGAATCTTTTTTCCTTGATGGCCTGAATCAAAATGAAATTATTTATGAATCAGAGATTAAAAACAACCTGACCATTTTTTATAAGAGCGGTTTTATCAAAAATGCCCGAGCTGAATTGATAGAACAATCAGGGGAATATCAACTCGATTATATCTTAGATGACAATCCTCGCCTAAGCGGCATAATATTCGATGGTTTAACTCTGTTTTCACCTCAAACGGTAACCAGATTAATCGATTCCCAACCCGGACAGATTGCCAATTTCAAGACGCTGGCATCTGATATCGAGCGGATTGAGCGTCTATATGCCAATTCTGGATACACTTTGGCGCGAGTAGATTTTCCTGATATTAATTCGCAGAGCGGCGTTATTGTTTTTAATATCGATGAGGGCAGGATTAACAGGATTATAATCGAGGGCAATAAACGCACCAAGGATTGGGTTGTTTTGCGCGATTTTCATCTTCGTTCGGGCAAGATATTTACTGCGGATAAAGCTCAGCGAAGTATCGAGGACTTGTATGCCACCGGACTGTTTGGAACAGTTAAGCTCACTGCATTGCCCTGCAGTTCGGGAGTTGATATCGTTATCAAAGTCGAGGAGAAATCGTTTGATTATCTCCGCGCCGGCATCCGTTATGATAACGAATATAAAACCGCCGGTTTTATTGACATTGTGGGAGCAAATATATTCGGTACCGGAAATGAGGTCAGTCTATCAGGGCAATTCGGCGAGAAGAAAAGAGCATTCCTGTTTGCTATTAAAGCCGACAGGATATTTAAAACATATCTCACCTACCGCCTGTCGGTAAATTACTCTTTGTTTGAGAGAAATTTTTACATCGAGCATGATTATATCAGACATCTTGAAGAGGAAACTACCGGCATCGAATTTGAGATTGGTCAGCAGTACCATCGTCTCGGCAAGCTTTCGGCAGTGTTGAATTTATCGCGCTGTATAAACGATACGCCCGATAGAATAAAACCGATAGATAGACGGCGAACATCGATTTCAATACGGTCTTTAGTCGATACCTTCAATTCTCTGCCGATTCCGGAAACCGGCAAGCTTCATTATTTCGATATTGAGTTTGCCAATGATATACTTGGCGGCGAGATGGTCTATACTAGATTTTATACAAGCATCGAGGCATATTATCCGCTTTTCAGGGGACTGAATTTTCACCCGCGCGCGGAACTTGGCCTTCTAAATAAAACGCCCCCGTATTTTAAATTGTTCAGTCTTGGCGGTAGGAATTCATTTTATGGGCTTTATGAGCATGAACAAACCGGCGAAAAAATATTCAGCGGCTCATTAGAACTGCGGCAAAAAATCACAGGCAAATTATATGCCTCTGCGCGGTATGATTTCGGCAAGGTCTGGAAAAAACTCCAGTCTATTCGTTTCGACCAGCTTCATCATGGTTTTGGCGGCTCGCTCATGTTAAAAACAATCATCGGTCCCGTAGGAATCTCGTATGGCCGTACAACCGAGGGCATTCAGGCGGTGTATTTATATGCCGGCTATGATTATTAA
- a CDS encoding BamA/TamA family outer membrane protein, whose product MKKYALLIFTILFLGTLSPSVYGEKYIRSIGIVRLNVFDNQLEHKSNFLFKLANKFHVVTKERIIRQELLLQSGDVFDKETLEESLRNIRSLVFIGDARSVISRIEGDSVDIKIITEDLWTTAVGASAEGGGGRYNFTIYADEKNIAGLGIGFDANLQFTTDENDGYVFLITDRRLFGSRFMTNIWLCDLSYERGQSIQLNQPFYSLDTKWSFGGLLGKKESEPRIFYYGNEIFKYKYNYKIFNFYLNRAFGKHTRLVPGLQFAYNNHEYSELPGINDAYGLIPQNEIFSGPGINLKISTFRYFTAVYLDEFGTTEDLAEHAFIEVNTIWYDDAFNANYEGAYFRVGAGFFVNPAKRVYIGAKNSYSNYYNGTNRERITNTFNSIIYYKPSCRNLLACRFMTQFGYRQESNYQLVLGGINGLRGYPDRYFEGTKLALTNIEYRIFTPVEIFTVGLGGAVFFDAGYVWDDNERVSLSDMKKDVGIGLRFGLTKSSTARIIRFDLAKALDSNNWYLSFSTENLFGLARFQ is encoded by the coding sequence ATGAAAAAATACGCATTATTAATATTCACAATTCTATTTTTAGGAACGCTATCACCATCAGTATATGGCGAGAAATATATTCGCAGTATTGGTATTGTCAGGTTGAATGTTTTCGATAACCAACTCGAACACAAAAGCAATTTTCTTTTCAAGCTGGCTAATAAATTCCATGTTGTAACGAAAGAACGCATCATCCGTCAGGAATTGCTCTTGCAATCGGGAGATGTTTTTGATAAGGAGACTTTAGAGGAAAGCCTGAGAAATATCCGTTCCTTAGTTTTTATTGGCGATGCCAGAAGTGTTATCAGTCGGATTGAGGGCGATTCGGTTGATATCAAAATCATAACCGAGGATCTCTGGACAACGGCTGTTGGCGCCTCAGCCGAGGGCGGCGGCGGACGGTATAATTTTACGATTTATGCGGACGAGAAAAATATCGCCGGTTTGGGCATCGGGTTTGATGCAAACCTGCAATTTACCACCGATGAAAATGACGGGTATGTTTTCCTTATAACAGATAGACGTCTGTTCGGCTCTCGTTTTATGACTAATATCTGGCTGTGTGATTTATCTTATGAGAGAGGGCAAAGCATCCAGCTTAACCAACCATTTTACAGTCTCGATACCAAATGGAGTTTCGGCGGACTTCTTGGTAAAAAGGAATCAGAACCGAGGATATTTTATTATGGCAATGAGATATTCAAATATAAATATAACTACAAAATTTTCAACTTCTATCTTAATAGAGCCTTTGGCAAGCATACCCGGTTGGTGCCGGGACTTCAATTTGCTTATAACAATCATGAATACAGCGAATTGCCCGGAATAAATGATGCTTATGGTTTAATTCCGCAAAACGAGATATTCAGCGGGCCCGGAATAAATTTAAAAATCTCAACATTCCGCTACTTTACTGCTGTGTACCTTGATGAATTCGGGACTACCGAGGATTTAGCTGAACATGCCTTTATAGAGGTTAACACTATCTGGTATGACGATGCTTTTAATGCTAATTATGAGGGCGCTTATTTTAGAGTTGGCGCCGGCTTTTTTGTCAATCCCGCTAAGAGGGTTTATATCGGAGCAAAGAACAGCTATTCAAATTATTATAACGGAACTAATAGAGAAAGAATCACTAATACATTTAATTCTATTATCTACTATAAGCCCTCCTGCCGAAATCTTCTTGCCTGCCGGTTTATGACCCAATTCGGTTATAGGCAGGAATCAAATTACCAGTTGGTCCTGGGCGGGATTAACGGCTTGCGGGGCTACCCCGACCGTTATTTTGAGGGCACAAAATTGGCTTTGACAAACATCGAGTACCGAATTTTTACTCCGGTCGAGATATTTACTGTCGGTTTAGGCGGCGCGGTGTTTTTCGATGCCGGTTATGTTTGGGATGATAATGAGCGGGTCAGTTTGTCGGATATGAAAAAAGATGTTGGCATAGGTTTGCGTTTTGGATTAACAAAATCCTCAACCGCTCGTATAATTAGATTCGATCTGGCTAAAGCGCTGGATAGCAACAACTGGTATTTATCATTTAGCACGGAGAATTTATTTGGCCTGGCGCGTTTCCAATAA
- the gatB gene encoding Asp-tRNA(Asn)/Glu-tRNA(Gln) amidotransferase subunit GatB, translating into MVKYEAVIGLEAHVQLKTAAKIFCGCSTSYGAEPNTQVCPICLGMPGVLPKLNKKAVEYAIKMILAVGGTISPESEFARKNYLYPDLPKGYQISQFEFPLSKGGAVVIRDANDIEKKIRLNRIHIEEEAGKSFHDIDDRYSFIDFNRCGTPLLEIVSEPDMRTSKEASDFLNKIKQIAVYLDISSGNMNEGAFRCDVNVSVRQSGQKEYGARREIKNMNSFKFIVKAIDYEIEKQIEIIKSGGCISQQTMLWDEKAFITKPMRVKEGASDYRYFPEPDLMRLDVSSEWIEEIKDTMPELPDAKLQRFIGEYKIPAGDAEILTSSRNLSDYYETVVKISGEPKLSANWIMTELMREIKETDISQIKAAPENLGGLIKMITTSEISGKIAKDVFAEMIKTGNTAEAIVEQKGSRQVSDIDKLSAIVEKILVDNKSNVKKYLDGKEALFSFFIGLVMKGTDGRANPAMVNRILKDALNKLRG; encoded by the coding sequence ATGGTTAAGTATGAAGCGGTAATCGGCTTGGAGGCGCATGTTCAGCTTAAAACCGCCGCTAAGATATTCTGCGGATGTTCGACCTCCTATGGCGCCGAACCTAATACGCAGGTTTGTCCTATATGTTTGGGAATGCCCGGAGTTCTGCCAAAACTTAATAAAAAAGCGGTCGAGTATGCCATAAAAATGATTCTGGCGGTCGGCGGCACGATTAGCCCGGAAAGTGAGTTCGCCCGTAAAAATTATTTATATCCCGACCTTCCCAAAGGTTATCAAATATCGCAATTTGAGTTCCCGCTGTCTAAAGGCGGAGCAGTTGTAATCAGGGACGCTAACGATATCGAGAAGAAAATCCGTCTCAATCGAATTCATATCGAGGAGGAGGCAGGCAAGTCGTTTCATGATATTGATGACAGATACTCTTTCATAGATTTCAACCGCTGCGGAACGCCGCTATTGGAGATTGTGTCTGAGCCTGATATGAGAACCTCCAAAGAGGCATCTGATTTCCTTAATAAGATTAAGCAGATAGCGGTATATCTCGATATTAGCTCCGGCAATATGAACGAGGGCGCGTTTCGCTGTGATGTCAATGTCTCTGTCAGGCAGTCAGGGCAGAAAGAGTATGGCGCGCGCCGCGAGATAAAGAATATGAACTCGTTTAAGTTTATCGTAAAAGCTATAGATTATGAAATAGAAAAACAGATTGAGATTATCAAAAGCGGCGGCTGTATATCTCAGCAAACCATGTTGTGGGATGAGAAAGCATTTATCACCAAGCCTATGCGCGTTAAAGAGGGAGCAAGCGACTATCGTTATTTTCCCGAACCCGATTTAATGAGGCTTGATGTCAGTTCGGAATGGATTGAAGAAATAAAAGATACTATGCCGGAACTTCCTGATGCGAAACTTCAGCGTTTTATAGGTGAATATAAAATCCCTGCCGGAGATGCTGAGATATTGACATCATCAAGAAACTTATCTGATTATTATGAAACTGTGGTTAAAATTTCCGGCGAACCTAAACTTTCAGCCAATTGGATTATGACAGAATTGATGCGGGAGATAAAAGAAACCGATATATCTCAAATCAAGGCTGCGCCCGAAAATCTTGGCGGCTTAATAAAAATGATAACCACCAGTGAGATTTCCGGTAAAATTGCCAAAGATGTTTTTGCCGAAATGATAAAAACCGGCAATACCGCAGAAGCAATAGTCGAGCAAAAGGGATCGAGGCAGGTATCAGACATCGATAAGCTCTCGGCTATAGTGGAAAAGATACTTGTAGATAATAAGAGCAATGTAAAGAAATATCTTGATGGCAAAGAAGCGCTGTTCAGCTTCTTTATCGGCTTAGTGATGAAAGGAACCGATGGCCGGGCGAATCCGGCTATGGTTAACCGGATATTAAAGGATGCGCTGAATAAATTGAGAGGGTAA
- a CDS encoding RNA methyltransferase translates to MQTVLKSDWEVVKFIVRASQTELIEKYNIPMRLAAKATSAKFDKIASTKSPQGIIAVVKQKDVKRGLQGLIARAQRAVAANNVSDPGNLGTIIRTAAAFDYDIVVCVGDCADIYNPKTVRATQGGLFTIPVLELETPAKFIKLFGNQFSIATFSGSAKKWLSKATRIKKPVLVLGGEISGIDPQIEKAADYRFRIEQSDNVESLNVSVAAGVAMYKFYKGYWK, encoded by the coding sequence GTGCAAACTGTTCTGAAATCTGATTGGGAGGTAGTAAAATTTATAGTTAGAGCCTCGCAGACAGAGTTGATTGAAAAATATAATATTCCTATGAGATTAGCGGCTAAAGCGACTTCCGCTAAGTTCGATAAAATCGCCTCCACAAAATCGCCGCAAGGAATCATAGCAGTCGTAAAGCAGAAAGATGTCAAGCGCGGTTTGCAGGGTTTGATTGCTCGGGCGCAGCGGGCAGTAGCGGCTAATAATGTTTCCGACCCGGGCAATCTTGGTACGATTATTCGTACTGCCGCCGCTTTCGATTATGATATAGTTGTCTGCGTTGGCGATTGCGCTGATATTTATAACCCCAAGACAGTGCGGGCGACTCAGGGCGGACTTTTCACGATTCCGGTATTAGAACTTGAGACGCCGGCTAAATTTATTAAGCTTTTTGGCAATCAGTTTAGTATCGCAACTTTTTCCGGTTCGGCTAAAAAATGGTTGTCGAAAGCGACCCGCATCAAGAAGCCAGTGCTGGTTTTAGGCGGCGAGATTTCCGGTATAGACCCGCAAATTGAAAAAGCAGCTGATTACAGATTCCGCATAGAGCAGTCTGATAATGTGGAGTCGTTAAATGTATCAGTCGCCGCCGGTGTGGCGATGTATAAATTTTATAAGGGGTATTGGAAATAG
- a CDS encoding inorganic phosphate transporter: MILLFLSSGLFLGWSLGANDAANIFGTAVGSKMLRFKTAAITCGIFVILGAVISGSGAAKTLDNLGSVNAIAGSFMVTMSAAFTVFWMSKLKLPVSTSQAIVGAIIGWNFFAGFTTDYNCLVKIVLTWAACPVLTAVFTVILYSLAKFAAIRSKTHLLRQDFYVRVSLLVVCAAGAYSLGANNIANVMGVFVSVSPFTDINCFDLFTLSGTQQLFFLGALAIAVGVLTYSKKVIQTVGCGLFSLSAGSSLIIILSSAIVMFMFSSEGLNSWLVSAGLPPLPLVPVSSTQAVVGGVIGIGILKGAKGIRYKALGEIAIGWVATPIIAGIISFVALFFLQNVFKLEVSQKSAQVYSKPAQVCCYKPQSDRLSKPGSDPKIQ; this comes from the coding sequence ATGATACTCTTATTCCTATCAAGCGGATTATTTTTAGGCTGGTCTTTGGGCGCCAATGATGCCGCTAATATTTTCGGCACGGCTGTCGGCTCGAAAATGCTTCGTTTCAAGACAGCCGCTATTACTTGCGGCATTTTTGTCATCCTTGGCGCGGTTATAAGCGGTTCGGGGGCGGCGAAAACTCTCGACAATCTCGGTTCTGTTAATGCCATCGCGGGTTCGTTTATGGTGACGATGTCGGCGGCATTCACCGTGTTCTGGATGTCGAAACTGAAGCTGCCGGTATCGACCTCGCAGGCGATAGTCGGCGCTATAATAGGTTGGAACTTTTTCGCAGGCTTTACCACAGATTATAACTGCCTTGTCAAAATAGTTTTAACCTGGGCGGCTTGCCCTGTATTGACAGCTGTTTTCACGGTTATTTTATACAGTTTGGCAAAGTTTGCCGCCATCAGGTCGAAAACGCATTTACTCCGACAGGATTTTTACGTTCGAGTTAGCTTGCTGGTTGTCTGCGCGGCTGGAGCCTATAGTCTGGGCGCTAATAATATCGCCAATGTGATGGGTGTTTTTGTTTCGGTTTCACCTTTTACGGATATTAACTGTTTTGATCTGTTTACATTATCAGGCACCCAGCAGCTATTTTTTCTCGGCGCGCTGGCTATTGCAGTTGGCGTTTTGACATACTCAAAAAAAGTAATCCAAACCGTTGGCTGCGGTTTGTTCAGCCTGTCTGCCGGTTCATCTCTGATAATAATTCTCTCCAGCGCGATTGTCATGTTTATGTTTTCCTCGGAGGGGCTAAACAGCTGGCTTGTTTCAGCTGGTCTGCCGCCATTGCCGTTAGTGCCGGTTTCAAGCACCCAGGCGGTTGTCGGCGGCGTGATAGGAATCGGCATACTAAAAGGCGCCAAGGGCATAAGATACAAAGCGCTTGGCGAAATTGCCATTGGTTGGGTAGCCACACCGATAATTGCCGGCATAATATCATTTGTAGCATTATTCTTCCTGCAAAATGTCTTCAAACTTGAGGTAAGCCAAAAATCGGCGCAGGTCTATAGCAAGCCGGCGCAGGTATGCTGTTATAAACCGCAATCCGATAGATTAAGCAAGCCCGGTTCTGACCCGAAAATCCAGTAG
- the gatA gene encoding Asp-tRNA(Asn)/Glu-tRNA(Gln) amidotransferase subunit GatA has protein sequence MCDDLANMKAREIAAKIHTREISSVETAEYFLARIEKLNPEINAFIHVDRDFTLKQAEVVDKRINNNDIPSPLAGVPAAFKDNIQVAGMPTTCASKILTGYTSVYDAGLTSNIKKAGLVIIGKTNMDEFAMGSSNEFSYYGAVKNPLDKSKVPGGSSGGSAAAVAAGMTPLSFGSDTGGSVRLPGAFCGLAALRPSYGRISRYGLVAFASSFDQIGPIASDVADLSGLLSIGAGYDKRDSTCTDTPAPDYSSELAKGLRGLKVGIPAEYFGEGIDQPVREAIENVIDSLRKDNIEIADISLPMTKYCTAVYYIIANAEASANLARYDGVRYGWRSAIANSLDELYYNTRTEGFGAEVKRRIMLGTFVLSAGYYDAYYRRALKIRSLISEDFDRAFRECDIILSPTSPSTAFGFDERINDPLRMYLSDVFTAASPLAKIPALSIPIGKDPNDMPIGLQLMGKYFDEQTILRGAYHIERMLGNG, from the coding sequence ATGTGTGATGACCTTGCCAACATGAAAGCCCGCGAAATTGCGGCTAAAATTCACACTCGTGAAATCTCCTCAGTTGAAACAGCGGAATACTTTCTTGCGCGAATCGAAAAGCTTAATCCGGAAATCAACGCTTTCATCCATGTTGACCGTGATTTTACCTTAAAGCAAGCTGAGGTTGTCGATAAGCGAATAAACAACAACGATATCCCCTCTCCGCTGGCAGGCGTGCCGGCGGCTTTTAAAGATAATATACAGGTTGCCGGCATGCCGACTACCTGCGCCTCGAAAATCCTGACAGGCTATACATCGGTTTATGATGCAGGTTTGACCTCGAATATAAAAAAAGCCGGTTTGGTAATCATCGGCAAAACTAATATGGATGAATTCGCTATGGGTTCATCCAATGAGTTCAGCTATTATGGTGCGGTAAAAAACCCGCTTGATAAATCGAAAGTCCCCGGCGGCTCATCAGGCGGTTCGGCGGCGGCGGTTGCCGCGGGTATGACACCCCTTTCGTTCGGCTCTGATACCGGCGGCTCGGTTCGCCTTCCCGGAGCATTCTGCGGATTAGCCGCTTTACGTCCCTCCTATGGCCGCATCTCCCGCTATGGGCTGGTCGCTTTCGCCTCATCTTTCGACCAGATAGGTCCCATTGCCAGCGATGTTGCTGACCTATCCGGGCTGTTATCAATCGGAGCGGGCTATGATAAGCGCGATTCAACCTGCACCGACACACCAGCGCCGGATTATTCCAGCGAATTAGCCAAAGGACTGCGCGGCTTGAAAGTCGGCATTCCGGCCGAGTATTTTGGTGAGGGAATTGACCAGCCGGTTCGAGAGGCGATTGAAAATGTTATCGACAGCTTAAGGAAAGATAATATCGAGATTGCAGATATATCACTGCCTATGACAAAATACTGCACGGCGGTATATTATATTATCGCCAATGCCGAAGCCTCCGCCAATTTAGCCCGCTATGATGGGGTTAGATACGGCTGGCGGTCGGCTATCGCAAATTCATTAGATGAGCTGTATTACAATACCCGCACCGAGGGGTTTGGCGCGGAAGTCAAACGGCGCATTATGTTGGGCACATTTGTGCTTTCGGCGGGTTACTATGATGCCTATTACCGGCGCGCTTTGAAAATCCGTTCGCTTATCAGTGAGGATTTCGATAGAGCATTCAGGGAATGCGATATAATACTATCGCCGACTTCTCCATCAACCGCCTTTGGATTTGACGAACGCATCAATGACCCGCTTAGGATGTATCTTTCGGATGTCTTCACAGCGGCTTCACCGCTGGCGAAAATTCCGGCGCTGAGCATCCCAATCGGCAAAGACCCTAATGACATGCCGATAGGCTTACAGCTTATGGGCAAATATTTTGATGAGCAAACGATTCTGCGCGGAGCCTATCATATCGAAAGGATGCTTGGCAATGGTTAA
- a CDS encoding phosphoribosylglycinamide formyltransferase, with protein sequence MLKLAVFISGGGTNLQALIDACADKSIEAEIKTVISNNSKAYGLERAKKAGIPTFHISKFKYPNDNDYLAALRNVLKQNEIELIVLAGYMKLLPSAIINDYHEHIINIHPALLPKYGGKGMYGMNVHKAVIQAKDNFSGATVHVVDEIYDHGAILIQRQVPVMKDDTPESLAARVLEVEHQILPEAVKLFIK encoded by the coding sequence ATGTTAAAACTGGCAGTATTTATATCAGGCGGCGGCACAAACCTTCAGGCGCTAATTGATGCCTGCGCTGATAAATCCATAGAAGCTGAAATCAAAACGGTAATCTCAAATAATTCCAAAGCCTACGGACTCGAACGCGCTAAGAAAGCCGGCATACCGACATTTCATATAAGCAAGTTTAAATATCCCAATGATAACGATTACTTAGCGGCTTTACGGAATGTTTTAAAACAGAATGAAATCGAACTTATAGTCTTAGCCGGTTATATGAAGCTCTTGCCGTCCGCAATAATTAATGACTACCATGAACATATAATCAATATTCATCCGGCTTTGCTGCCCAAGTATGGCGGCAAGGGAATGTATGGAATGAATGTTCACAAAGCCGTTATTCAAGCGAAGGATAATTTTTCGGGAGCGACCGTTCATGTGGTGGATGAAATATATGACCATGGAGCGATTCTAATTCAGCGGCAGGTTCCGGTTATGAAAGACGACACGCCCGAATCATTAGCCGCCCGAGTACTTGAGGTTGAACATCAGATTTTACCGGAGGCTGTTAAGCTGTTTATCAAATGA
- a CDS encoding DUF47 family protein translates to MAILFKNIKALEKQIDEFLDAVSQGAVVFKLGIKDYLDCNMDRFNERIDAIGKLESKADNLRRQVENHLYTHSLIPEYRGDVLGLLENMDDIIDTAKETLNRFLIESPEILPELKDEFLELTDVSIKSAESVVLSVRAFFTDISAVKNYIHKVYFYEKESDKVSNRLKMHIFNQDIDLSRKMHLRDFADHVDSLSDCAQAVADRLTIYSIKRLV, encoded by the coding sequence ATGGCTATCCTGTTTAAAAACATAAAAGCGCTTGAAAAACAAATCGATGAATTCCTTGATGCTGTCAGTCAGGGTGCGGTGGTTTTCAAACTGGGAATTAAGGATTACCTCGATTGCAATATGGACAGGTTTAATGAACGAATTGATGCAATCGGAAAACTGGAAAGCAAAGCCGACAACCTTCGCCGTCAAGTTGAAAACCATCTTTATACTCACTCTTTAATACCTGAATATCGCGGTGATGTGCTGGGACTTTTGGAAAACATGGATGATATAATTGATACAGCCAAAGAAACCCTGAATCGATTTTTAATAGAATCCCCGGAAATTTTGCCGGAGCTTAAAGACGAATTTTTAGAGCTTACCGATGTCTCGATAAAATCGGCGGAATCGGTGGTTTTATCGGTAAGAGCGTTTTTTACAGATATTAGCGCTGTTAAAAATTACATTCATAAAGTGTATTTTTACGAAAAAGAATCAGACAAAGTTTCCAACAGGTTGAAGATGCATATTTTCAATCAGGATATCGATCTCAGCCGCAAAATGCATCTGCGGGATTTCGCCGATCATGTTGACAGCCTTTCTGACTGCGCGCAGGCTGTCGCCGACAGGTTGACGATATACTCTATAAAACGGTTAGTTTAA